A single Oncorhynchus nerka isolate Pitt River linkage group LG10, Oner_Uvic_2.0, whole genome shotgun sequence DNA region contains:
- the slc17a5 gene encoding sialin isoform X1, with product MDRYISDTETDDQEQPLLLSRQDDKVERAPACCSSRYGLSLLSCYGFFVAYALRVNLSVAMVDMLNNTDASGNTSKSVCPAHSSPARPKHNHTVSTTSPARPKHNHTASVYDWDSETQGWILGSFFYGYILTQIPGGYLARKYGAKWLLGLGILVTVVFTLLTPMAADLGAGYLIAVRVLEGIGEGVTFPAMHAMWAFWAPPMERSRLLTIAYTGAQLGTVVALPLSAQICFYLDWTWVFYIFGIVGIVWFILWALLVSNTPSTHPRITEQERLYITSSLNKELTLSGDHIPWGSILTSMPLWAIVVAHFSYNWTFYTLLTLLPTYMSDVLGFSIKENGALSALPYIGCALLAVLGGQLADYLRENCFYRTVVVRKAFSLVGMIGPAVFIVAAGYTGCNYILAVAFLSISSSLGGIVASGFNINHLDIAPSYAGILLGITNSFATIPGMVGPVIARALTKNNTIEEWQTVFYISAGINLFGAVFYTVFGQGVVQPWAVHNPHSHGN from the exons cccctgcGTGCTGCTCTTCGAGGTACGGTCTGTCCCTGCTCTCCTGTTATGGTTTCTTTGTGGCCTATGCCCTTAGGGTCAACCTCAGCGTTGCCATGGTGGACATGCTTAACAACACAGACGCCAGCGGCAACACCAGCAAATCAGTATGTCCTGCACACTCCAGCCCTGCTCGCcccaaacacaaccacactgtgAGTACCACCAGCCCTGCTCGCCCCAAACATAACCACACT GCCAGTGTGTATGATTGGGACTCTGAGACCCAAGGCTGGATCCTGGGCTCCTTCTTCTACGGCTACATCCTGACTCAGATCCCAGGAGGCTACCTGGCACGCAAGTATGGGGCCAAATGGCTACTGGGCCTAGGAATCCTGGTAACTGTGGTTTTCACCCTCCTCACCCCCATGGCTGCAGACCTGGGTGCAGGCTACCTTATCGCTGTCAGAGTGCTGGAGGGTATTGGAGAG GGAGTGACGTTTCCAGCCATGCACGCCATGTGGGCATTTTGGGCCCCGCCAATGGAGAGGAGCCGATTGCTCACCATCGCTTACACTG GTGCTCAGCTGGGTACAGTGGTTGCCCTTCCCCTGTCTGCTCAGATCTGCTTCTACCTTGACTGGACCTGGGTCTTCTATATCTTTG gtattGTGGGAATTGTGTGGTTCATCCTGTGGgcgctccttgtcagtaacactcCCAGCACACACCCGCGGATCACAGAACAGGAGCGACTCTACATCACTTCCTCCCTGAATAAGGAG CTCACTTTGTCGGGTGACCACATCCCCTGGGGGTCCATCTTGACATCCATGCCGCTGTGGGCCATAGTAGTGGCTCACTTCTCCTACAACTGGACATTCTACACGCTACTCACTTTGCTGCCCACATACATGAGTGATGTATTGGGCTTCAGCATCAAAGAG AACGGTGCCCTGTCGGCTCTGCCCTACATTGGCTGTGCGCTGCTGGCCGTGCTGGGCGGCCAGCTGGCTGACTACCTGAGGGAGAACTGCTTCTACCGGACTGTGGTTGTCAGGAAGGCCTTCAGTCTCGTAG GTATGATTGGGCCGGCAGTGTTCATTGTGGCTGCTGGGTATACAGGCTGTAACTACATCCTGGCAGTAGCCTTcctttccatctcttcctccctgggAGGAATCGTTGCCTCCGGGTTCAACATCAACCATCTCGATATCGCTCCATC TTATGCTGGAATTTTGTTGGGAATAACCAACTCCTTTGCCACAATACCTGGTATGGTGGGACCAGTCATAGCAAGAGCCTTGACCAAAAAT AACACTATAGAGGAGTGGCAGACAGTGTTCTACATCTCTGCTGGGATCAACCTGTTTGGAGCAGTTTTCTACACGGTGTTTGGTCAAGGCGTGGTGCAACCCTGGGCTGTCCACAATCCCCATTCCCATGGCAACTGA
- the slc17a5 gene encoding sialin isoform X2, whose product MDRYISDTETDDQEQPLLLSRQDDKVERAPACCSSRYGLSLLSCYGFFVAYALRVNLSVAMVDMLNNTDASGNTSKSVCPAHSSPARPKHNHTASVYDWDSETQGWILGSFFYGYILTQIPGGYLARKYGAKWLLGLGILVTVVFTLLTPMAADLGAGYLIAVRVLEGIGEGVTFPAMHAMWAFWAPPMERSRLLTIAYTGAQLGTVVALPLSAQICFYLDWTWVFYIFGIVGIVWFILWALLVSNTPSTHPRITEQERLYITSSLNKELTLSGDHIPWGSILTSMPLWAIVVAHFSYNWTFYTLLTLLPTYMSDVLGFSIKENGALSALPYIGCALLAVLGGQLADYLRENCFYRTVVVRKAFSLVGMIGPAVFIVAAGYTGCNYILAVAFLSISSSLGGIVASGFNINHLDIAPSYAGILLGITNSFATIPGMVGPVIARALTKNNTIEEWQTVFYISAGINLFGAVFYTVFGQGVVQPWAVHNPHSHGN is encoded by the exons cccctgcGTGCTGCTCTTCGAGGTACGGTCTGTCCCTGCTCTCCTGTTATGGTTTCTTTGTGGCCTATGCCCTTAGGGTCAACCTCAGCGTTGCCATGGTGGACATGCTTAACAACACAGACGCCAGCGGCAACACCAGCAAATCAGTATGTCCTGCACACTCCAGCCCTGCTCGCcccaaacacaaccacact GCCAGTGTGTATGATTGGGACTCTGAGACCCAAGGCTGGATCCTGGGCTCCTTCTTCTACGGCTACATCCTGACTCAGATCCCAGGAGGCTACCTGGCACGCAAGTATGGGGCCAAATGGCTACTGGGCCTAGGAATCCTGGTAACTGTGGTTTTCACCCTCCTCACCCCCATGGCTGCAGACCTGGGTGCAGGCTACCTTATCGCTGTCAGAGTGCTGGAGGGTATTGGAGAG GGAGTGACGTTTCCAGCCATGCACGCCATGTGGGCATTTTGGGCCCCGCCAATGGAGAGGAGCCGATTGCTCACCATCGCTTACACTG GTGCTCAGCTGGGTACAGTGGTTGCCCTTCCCCTGTCTGCTCAGATCTGCTTCTACCTTGACTGGACCTGGGTCTTCTATATCTTTG gtattGTGGGAATTGTGTGGTTCATCCTGTGGgcgctccttgtcagtaacactcCCAGCACACACCCGCGGATCACAGAACAGGAGCGACTCTACATCACTTCCTCCCTGAATAAGGAG CTCACTTTGTCGGGTGACCACATCCCCTGGGGGTCCATCTTGACATCCATGCCGCTGTGGGCCATAGTAGTGGCTCACTTCTCCTACAACTGGACATTCTACACGCTACTCACTTTGCTGCCCACATACATGAGTGATGTATTGGGCTTCAGCATCAAAGAG AACGGTGCCCTGTCGGCTCTGCCCTACATTGGCTGTGCGCTGCTGGCCGTGCTGGGCGGCCAGCTGGCTGACTACCTGAGGGAGAACTGCTTCTACCGGACTGTGGTTGTCAGGAAGGCCTTCAGTCTCGTAG GTATGATTGGGCCGGCAGTGTTCATTGTGGCTGCTGGGTATACAGGCTGTAACTACATCCTGGCAGTAGCCTTcctttccatctcttcctccctgggAGGAATCGTTGCCTCCGGGTTCAACATCAACCATCTCGATATCGCTCCATC TTATGCTGGAATTTTGTTGGGAATAACCAACTCCTTTGCCACAATACCTGGTATGGTGGGACCAGTCATAGCAAGAGCCTTGACCAAAAAT AACACTATAGAGGAGTGGCAGACAGTGTTCTACATCTCTGCTGGGATCAACCTGTTTGGAGCAGTTTTCTACACGGTGTTTGGTCAAGGCGTGGTGCAACCCTGGGCTGTCCACAATCCCCATTCCCATGGCAACTGA